Proteins from a single region of Dermochelys coriacea isolate rDerCor1 chromosome 28, rDerCor1.pri.v4, whole genome shotgun sequence:
- the PFN1 gene encoding profilin-1 isoform X2: MSGWSSYIDTLLADGNCQDAAIVGYKDSPCVWAATPGKTLCNITPAEVNMLVAKDRSNIFINGLTLGGQKCSVIRDNLHVEGEFTMDLRTKTTGETPTYNITVCMTNKTIVLVMGKEGVHGGCMNKKCYDMANHLRRSQY; the protein is encoded by the exons atgagcgGCTGGAGCTCCTACATCGACACCCTCCTGGCGGACGGCAACTGCCAGGACGCGGCCATCGTGGGCTACAAGGACAGCCCGTGCGTCTGGGCCGCCACCCCGGGCAAGACGCTGTGCAACATCACG ccggcagaGGTGAACATGCTGGTGGCCAAGGACCGTAGCAACATATTCATCAACGGGCTGACGCTGGGGGGCCAGAAGTGCTCAGTGATCCGGGACAACCTGCACGTGGAAGGGGAGTTCACCATGGACCTGCGGACCAAGACCACGGGCGAGACCCCCACCTACAACATTACAGTCTGCATGACCAACAAGA cgatAGTGCTGGTCATGGGCAAGGAGGGCGTTCACGGCGGCTGCATGAACAAGAAATGCTACGACATGGCCAATCACTTGAGACGTTCGCAGTATTGA
- the PFN1 gene encoding profilin-1 isoform X1, with protein MSGWSSYIDTLLADGNCQDAAIVGYKDSPCVWAATPGKTLCNITPAEVNMLVAKDRSNIFINGLTLGGQKCSVIRDNLHVEGEFTMDLRTKTTGETPTYNITVCMTNKTIVLVMGKEGVHGGCVNKKCFDMASHLRRSQY; from the exons atgagcgGCTGGAGCTCCTACATCGACACCCTCCTGGCGGACGGCAACTGCCAGGACGCGGCCATCGTGGGCTACAAGGACAGCCCGTGCGTCTGGGCCGCCACCCCGGGCAAGACGCTGTGCAACATCACG ccggcagaGGTGAACATGCTGGTGGCCAAGGACCGTAGCAACATATTCATCAACGGGCTGACGCTGGGGGGCCAGAAGTGCTCAGTGATCCGGGACAACCTGCACGTGGAAGGGGAGTTCACCATGGACCTGCGGACCAAGACCACGGGCGAGACCCCCACCTACAACATTACAGTCTGCATGACCAACAAGA cgATAGTGCTGGTCATGGGCAAGGAGGGCGTTCACGGTGGCTGCGTGAACAAGAAATGCTTCGACATGGCCAGTCACTTGAGACGTTCGCAGTATTGA